In Bacillota bacterium, one genomic interval encodes:
- the rsgA gene encoding ribosome small subunit-dependent GTPase A, protein MSIKDYGWDEYFEREWNQRCTDGMFPGRIVADYGQMIRVASDSGELLVNRPVKKLDNDLQLAVGDWVALEYTAQTQSACVRAVLTRKTKFSRAAAGIEAKEQIVAANVDIVFLIQSLNRDFNMRRLERYLIAAWESGAMPVVVLTKADCCDDVADKMAIVYCTAPGVEVHVISCVTGEGIEEIRKYFVPGKTVALLGSSGVGKSTLVNTLAGKELLKTREIRENDGRGRHTTTRRELLLLPERGLILDTPGMRSLSLWEADSGMEVMFGDVEELTKLCRFHDCQHRSEPGCAVREALDTGKLEMKRWESWLKLQKELAHLEAKKEGKLRLQEKQWGKQIAKFQKQLGKH, encoded by the coding sequence ATGAGTATAAAAGATTATGGATGGGATGAATATTTTGAACGGGAATGGAATCAAAGATGTACGGATGGTATGTTCCCTGGAAGAATAGTAGCAGACTATGGGCAAATGATTCGGGTGGCTTCCGATTCAGGGGAGCTTCTTGTAAACAGACCTGTGAAGAAGCTTGATAATGATCTGCAACTGGCGGTTGGAGATTGGGTGGCATTGGAATATACTGCACAAACTCAATCGGCGTGTGTTCGAGCTGTTCTAACGAGGAAAACAAAGTTTTCAAGGGCTGCGGCCGGAATTGAAGCAAAAGAGCAGATTGTTGCGGCAAACGTAGATATCGTCTTCCTTATCCAGTCGTTGAACAGGGATTTCAATATGAGGAGGCTGGAAAGATACCTGATTGCAGCATGGGAAAGCGGTGCCATGCCGGTAGTTGTGCTGACCAAGGCTGATTGCTGTGATGATGTCGCTGATAAAATGGCGATTGTATATTGTACTGCACCGGGAGTGGAAGTTCATGTCATCAGCTGTGTAACTGGGGAAGGAATTGAAGAGATAAGAAAATACTTTGTACCGGGAAAAACTGTAGCTCTGCTTGGTTCTTCCGGTGTTGGCAAATCGACATTGGTAAACACGCTGGCAGGGAAAGAGCTTTTAAAAACACGGGAAATCCGTGAAAATGACGGCCGGGGAAGGCATACCACCACCCGTAGGGAACTTCTGCTTTTACCGGAACGAGGATTGATCCTGGATACACCCGGGATGCGCTCATTATCTCTATGGGAGGCAGATTCCGGTATGGAGGTTATGTTTGGTGATGTTGAGGAGTTGACAAAGCTGTGCCGTTTCCATGATTGCCAACATCGGAGTGAACCGGGGTGTGCCGTCAGAGAGGCACTGGACACCGGAAAACTGGAAATGAAGAGGTGGGAAAGCTGGTTGAAGCTGCAAAAGGAGCTGGCACATCTTGAGGCCAAGAAGGAAGGCAAGCTGCGGCTTCAGGAGAAGCAATGGGGCAAGCAGATTGCAAAATTTCAAAAGCAACTTGGAAAGCATTAA
- a CDS encoding methyltransferase domain-containing protein, which yields MKLEKGMKVLDLGCGKALTSIFLAKEFGVQVWATDLWINPEENWKRIKEAGVEDLVYPVKAEAHSLPYADAFFDAIVSVDAYHYFGTCDLYLMWYLKKLLKPGREIGIVVPGLTREFGKGLPEELK from the coding sequence ATGAAATTGGAAAAAGGTATGAAGGTTCTGGATTTAGGATGTGGTAAGGCGCTCACTTCCATATTCCTGGCAAAGGAATTCGGTGTGCAGGTATGGGCTACAGACCTATGGATAAATCCGGAAGAGAATTGGAAGAGAATAAAAGAAGCAGGGGTAGAGGACCTTGTATATCCGGTTAAAGCAGAAGCTCATTCACTCCCGTATGCAGATGCTTTTTTTGATGCCATTGTCAGCGTGGACGCATACCACTATTTTGGTACCTGTGACTTATATCTGATGTGGTACCTGAAAAAGCTTCTAAAGCCTGGCAGGGAAATAGGCATTGTTGTTCCGGGGCTTACCCGTGAATTTGGGAAGGGTTTGCCTGAAGAGCTTAAATGA
- a CDS encoding ParB N-terminal domain-containing protein — protein MNESYLDSVDLTTPVIIAEICPGMYNLIDGHHRIEKAYRIGLESIPAYKLKARQHIQFLTSTEAYHSYVEYWNSKIVDGHKPF, from the coding sequence ATTAACGAATCATATCTTGATTCTGTAGACTTAACCACTCCTGTAATTATTGCCGAAATTTGCCCCGGGATGTACAATTTAATTGATGGTCACCACAGAATTGAGAAGGCTTACAGAATAGGTTTGGAGAGCATTCCGGCGTATAAGTTGAAGGCGAGGCAGCATATTCAGTTTTTGACGTCTACAGAAGCATATCATAGTTATGTTGAATATTGGAATTCAAAAATTGTGGATGGACACAAGCCATTTTAA
- a CDS encoding methyltransferase domain-containing protein: MERNHILWTEKFPRTNKYDPDWIIDNSMGPNALWLTEWLCQAIDLKPGMRVLGLGCGKGISSIFLAREYGLQVWAFDLWIKATENYKRVKEWGLEKMIFPIHGDARNMPFAEGFFDAIISVDSYIYFGTDDLYLNYLQNFIVPRGIIAVALPGLMKEFEDGVPEHLKDFWGQDCWNWHTCDWWKKLWDRTGLVNFLTADILPDGCSMYARWKQAQDEAGKNPWPKDTEILKRDAGEYVGFIRLVAEKRCV; encoded by the coding sequence ATGGAAAGAAACCATATTTTATGGACGGAAAAGTTTCCAAGAACCAATAAATATGATCCTGATTGGATTATTGATAATTCCATGGGACCTAATGCGCTTTGGCTTACTGAATGGCTATGCCAGGCAATTGATTTAAAGCCAGGGATGAGAGTGCTGGGTCTTGGGTGCGGTAAGGGTATTAGCAGTATATTTTTGGCAAGGGAGTATGGGCTCCAGGTCTGGGCTTTTGACTTATGGATAAAAGCCACTGAAAACTATAAGAGAGTAAAAGAATGGGGACTTGAAAAAATGATATTCCCGATACACGGAGATGCAAGGAACATGCCATTCGCTGAAGGTTTCTTTGATGCAATAATATCGGTAGATTCCTATATTTATTTTGGCACTGATGATTTATATTTAAACTATTTACAGAACTTCATTGTTCCACGTGGCATTATTGCCGTTGCACTTCCAGGGCTTATGAAAGAATTTGAGGATGGTGTACCGGAGCATTTAAAAGACTTCTGGGGCCAGGACTGCTGGAACTGGCATACCTGTGACTGGTGGAAAAAGTTGTGGGACAGAACCGGACTGGTGAATTTTTTGACTGCTGATATCCTACCTGATGGCTGCAGTATGTATGCAAGGTGGAAGCAGGCACAGGATGAGGCAGGTAAAAACCCATGGCCCAAAGATACGGAGATACTAAAGAGGGATGCTGGTGAATATGTGGGATTTATAAGGCTGGTGGCGGAAAAGAGGTGTGTATGA
- a CDS encoding SMC family ATPase, translated as MRPKLLEIEGLQSFRDAQRIDFEALGETGLFGIFGPTGSGKSTVLDAVTFALYGKVKRADGGTHGIINTNMNTAMNTAKVSFTFELMKDDTRKTFRVERTYQRKKGTANSCEPKIARLIEITDVGEIPVCDKATDVSNNIKELLGLSHEDFTRAVVLPQNSFQEFLLLNNSDRRKMLERIFYLEEYGKQLQDKLTRKMARLKSRMDVLSGELKGYADATDEALEEAQKAMEAAVSERSKAEKELKLLEAKYNEAREVWTLVRELSLIEQKEQQHLASADMVAEKRVRLEKAVKADGLLEMVRKNKELNEKFRETERQLEEVLAALPGVVAGLDETRRKHEGVKSEAAAEQPKLVGLRTRLVDALGIRAEIQAIQGKISGLQVSSDRLKLEIANKSGAIAKETGELEALEQNLGRLKLEMEPLKTDPGYRQQVQEGAKLENEVETLKGNVKELEDKASALNSTVGGLEQKLDGIRKEISLSQKTLEDLNAEKLKHEASRPEDKNSVLKYIDKLRSLQAVYDVLSLRKSELDGMESRIAK; from the coding sequence ATGAGACCGAAGCTTCTTGAAATAGAAGGGCTGCAGAGCTTTCGCGATGCTCAGAGAATAGATTTCGAAGCCCTGGGCGAAACCGGCCTGTTTGGAATTTTCGGGCCTACCGGAAGCGGCAAGTCCACTGTCCTTGATGCCGTTACCTTTGCCTTGTATGGCAAGGTGAAGAGGGCGGATGGAGGGACACATGGCATCATCAATACAAACATGAATACCGCCATGAATACCGCGAAGGTTTCATTTACCTTTGAACTTATGAAGGACGATACCAGAAAGACTTTCAGGGTGGAGAGGACGTATCAGAGGAAGAAAGGTACGGCAAACTCCTGCGAGCCTAAGATTGCCCGGCTCATTGAAATCACCGATGTCGGCGAAATACCGGTATGCGATAAGGCAACCGATGTGAGCAACAATATTAAAGAATTGCTGGGCTTAAGCCATGAAGACTTTACCAGGGCTGTTGTGCTGCCGCAGAACAGCTTCCAGGAATTTCTCCTTCTGAACAACTCGGATAGAAGAAAAATGCTGGAAAGAATTTTTTATCTTGAAGAATACGGAAAGCAGCTGCAGGATAAGCTGACCCGCAAAATGGCCAGACTGAAAAGCCGGATGGATGTCCTTTCCGGAGAATTGAAGGGGTATGCGGATGCCACCGATGAAGCCCTTGAAGAAGCCCAAAAGGCAATGGAAGCGGCCGTGTCCGAAAGAAGCAAGGCGGAAAAGGAATTGAAGCTGCTGGAGGCAAAATACAATGAAGCCAGGGAGGTCTGGACCCTTGTCCGGGAGCTGTCGCTTATCGAACAGAAGGAGCAGCAGCATCTGGCTTCCGCAGATATGGTTGCAGAAAAAAGAGTGCGGCTGGAGAAGGCTGTGAAAGCAGACGGGCTGCTGGAGATGGTCCGGAAAAACAAAGAATTGAATGAAAAGTTCCGGGAGACTGAAAGACAACTGGAGGAAGTCCTGGCTGCCCTTCCAGGTGTCGTCGCAGGCCTGGATGAGACCCGGCGGAAGCATGAAGGGGTCAAAAGCGAAGCTGCGGCAGAACAGCCGAAATTGGTGGGCTTAAGGACAAGGCTTGTGGATGCTTTGGGCATAAGGGCGGAAATACAGGCCATTCAAGGGAAAATAAGCGGGCTTCAGGTTTCCTCGGACAGGCTTAAGCTCGAAATCGCAAATAAAAGTGGGGCTATAGCAAAGGAAACAGGGGAGCTTGAGGCTCTGGAACAGAATCTTGGCAGGCTTAAGCTGGAAATGGAGCCTTTGAAAACCGATCCCGGATACCGGCAGCAGGTCCAGGAGGGAGCGAAGCTTGAAAATGAAGTCGAAACCCTGAAAGGAAATGTAAAAGAGCTTGAGGACAAGGCGTCTGCCCTGAATAGTACCGTTGGCGGCCTTGAGCAAAAACTGGACGGGATAAGAAAAGAAATTTCACTGTCACAAAAGACGCTGGAGGATTTGAATGCGGAAAAGCTGAAGCATGAAGCGTCCAGGCCTGAAGATAAAAACTCGGTCTTAAAATACATAGATAAGCTTCGTTCCCTGCAGGCAGTTTATGATGTCTTAAGTCTCAGGAAAAGTGAATTAGATGGAATGGAATCAAGAATTGCAAAGTAG
- a CDS encoding methyltransferase domain-containing protein — MGLNWMDVSNLSFNTLLLFEKVHFKWLPQSGIAKRGRNELAIAFKANPAVAWYAKNKCPEIAEWVDQLVDEVSNVQLNNHLVRQAEIEVMEALNDWIVYVVDPSVYDAQPFLNWNSDELLKLTDFNEKTVVDIGAGTGRLTFTVAPYADCVYAVEPVYNLREYVKKKSMEKGFNNVFVTDGLITDIPFNTGFADVTMSGHVFGDNLLGEWRELERITKPGGIVILCPGNNDKDNNVHSFLIDQGCSWSCFEEPGDGMKRKYWKTVQISDYMAKRFIHNAIQWAKEQLDSTDYKFLCLAFVEEAYERGNSIEIFGGCCAKESADMYEAHLNKGIPPEGAFVFYDCHGTINNEYKNWGHVGLCIGEGNIIHAWDRVRIDNYLDMQNLQAAAGWTNPKYIGWTPVKRILSGFKQKKWEELKK, encoded by the coding sequence ATGGGACTTAATTGGATGGACGTATCAAATTTATCTTTTAATACATTGCTATTATTTGAAAAAGTACATTTTAAATGGCTTCCTCAAAGTGGTATTGCTAAACGGGGGAGGAATGAGCTTGCAATAGCATTTAAAGCAAATCCGGCTGTAGCCTGGTATGCAAAAAATAAATGTCCGGAAATAGCAGAGTGGGTTGATCAATTGGTAGATGAGGTTTCGAATGTACAATTGAACAATCATCTGGTTAGACAGGCTGAAATAGAAGTTATGGAAGCTTTAAATGATTGGATTGTATATGTGGTAGATCCTTCTGTATATGATGCCCAGCCATTTTTAAACTGGAACTCGGATGAACTGCTTAAACTAACTGATTTTAATGAAAAAACAGTTGTTGATATTGGTGCAGGAACGGGAAGGCTTACTTTTACAGTAGCACCTTATGCAGATTGTGTATATGCGGTAGAACCTGTATACAACTTAAGAGAGTATGTTAAGAAGAAATCCATGGAAAAAGGTTTTAACAACGTTTTTGTTACGGATGGGCTTATAACAGATATTCCATTCAATACAGGATTTGCTGATGTTACCATGTCAGGCCATGTTTTTGGTGATAACTTATTAGGGGAATGGAGAGAACTGGAACGCATAACAAAGCCCGGCGGGATTGTGATTCTATGTCCTGGAAACAACGATAAGGATAATAATGTACATTCTTTCCTTATAGATCAGGGTTGTTCATGGTCATGCTTTGAAGAACCGGGTGATGGGATGAAGCGGAAATATTGGAAAACAGTACAGATTAGCGATTACATGGCAAAAAGATTTATTCACAATGCAATTCAATGGGCAAAAGAGCAGCTTGATTCAACGGATTACAAGTTTTTATGCCTCGCCTTTGTTGAGGAAGCATATGAACGCGGTAATTCTATAGAAATATTCGGTGGTTGCTGTGCGAAGGAATCGGCTGATATGTATGAAGCACACCTTAATAAAGGTATACCGCCTGAAGGGGCCTTTGTTTTCTATGATTGTCATGGGACAATTAACAATGAATATAAAAATTGGGGTCATGTAGGATTATGTATTGGTGAAGGGAATATCATTCATGCCTGGGATAGGGTGAGAATTGACAACTATCTTGATATGCAGAATCTCCAAGCTGCAGCAGGATGGACAAATCCGAAATATATTGGCTGGACCCCTGTGAAGCGTATATTATCGGGCTTTAAACAGAAAAAATGGGAGGAGCTTAAAAAGTGA